The Vibrio gallaecicus genome contains a region encoding:
- a CDS encoding putative Ig domain-containing protein yields MKKISLLAAAVSMALTGCGSDDSNSSPTPTPTPQFTITAIDGYLNNAEVYIGDNCDSFVGRTNRSGQLTLDLTDDIVDQKVCIKAIANETIDMTRGVVIDEFTLAAPSVPKSADEPIVVSPMTNLVVEQIEHSEANGTEMTQEEAEQAVVESFNTNDNVVFNSEDIFGDYVAVAEGEGEEAEKAKAINIVGETLVDYDDVLAPADQLNVIEDISTETSDIIADENQTLSDEYAPVVNTGENGYIGITPNNRPTQAEDTSIQPVTFELGQSRNYELNALFIDADGDALVYTVDAQEEAGADITNSGTTLTVTPTQAGVYDVLIYASDEVSRSYPLVLNVTATTPNTAPILNEQNTLQADLDALNLTATVSTDARLLIDNLFIDADNDELTYEVTEAEQSGLSINVDNASDEIHILGTPEQEGVFTFNVTANDGVNPAAAQSFSLTVSEAPNTAPVTEPTQQQRVADELTALELQVGIAVNANISLDQLFSDDDTLTLTTQDTIEGVNTTINEATLSLIGIPTTQGNADLEIFASDGVHDPVLAKFVVPVAEEDSSEPTDPVLPAPTPRFEEKHFIGGEWRMGEIGRDYGDIGMGWASLMKDQDQHYFCWKKSFDIAIPAQLEALEDPENKKLVISPNSEDCKPVTIQPDGTLLGDGDIYTPVYSSEKNGDYQLVLKMKDDLYWLDSTEELPFTAMLPIPPMGNTIYQSIESVGYVPLRSVNFMVNEQHIYASEVTQSGTYTARELEAYDDNYLLPSVWAGTWEVSTWNDGKELLTYQNWESAFNEGRYMRQFNDGELNIIVAQHEDDMDEEVVIVLESPDESLLRSINAVWDPSSTQPKPTLPEILDPSLLNGKTFYMTEYGSSTGDGESLEHSVVWCDAVKFEDGSYYWSKRNPSNNTTCPTDADLIESGTYTIDDENSVIVVQAGIYSTIYTVIGDASDLSPGALSIIAHSSRKTHFTDKSAAEERLNAKSNMGGHTGNSFDFYLPTEQKGTSVLGKVSINLTQSNASITFEKSPNGEDLNCQLIGDSFDGFWLSSGDKADYLWEISSHCRSDYRGNVSISIPRRFELETNTIYSFVGKSDYAHQESVKYNIHWNRNLAD; encoded by the coding sequence ATGAAAAAAATCAGCTTGCTGGCAGCGGCAGTTTCAATGGCGTTAACGGGTTGTGGGAGCGATGACTCAAACTCTTCTCCAACACCAACACCAACACCACAGTTCACAATCACAGCCATTGATGGCTACCTAAATAATGCCGAAGTTTATATTGGAGATAACTGTGACTCGTTTGTAGGTAGAACCAACCGAAGTGGTCAACTGACACTCGATCTTACGGATGACATTGTTGACCAAAAGGTGTGCATTAAAGCCATTGCAAATGAAACGATTGATATGACCCGCGGTGTTGTTATTGATGAGTTTACTCTTGCAGCCCCTTCGGTACCAAAAAGTGCTGACGAGCCTATTGTTGTTAGTCCAATGACGAACCTTGTTGTTGAACAAATTGAGCATTCCGAAGCTAATGGCACTGAAATGACTCAAGAAGAGGCCGAGCAAGCTGTTGTTGAGTCTTTCAATACTAATGACAATGTGGTTTTTAATTCTGAAGATATCTTTGGTGATTACGTCGCAGTGGCAGAAGGAGAAGGCGAAGAAGCAGAAAAGGCTAAAGCCATCAATATTGTAGGTGAAACGTTAGTTGACTATGACGATGTGCTTGCTCCGGCAGACCAACTCAATGTTATTGAAGATATATCGACAGAGACTTCAGATATTATTGCGGATGAAAACCAAACTCTAAGCGATGAGTATGCCCCTGTAGTGAACACTGGAGAAAACGGCTATATCGGTATTACACCAAATAATCGCCCTACTCAAGCTGAAGACACTAGCATTCAACCAGTCACCTTCGAACTTGGCCAATCACGCAACTATGAATTAAATGCACTTTTCATTGATGCTGATGGCGACGCCTTAGTGTATACCGTTGACGCACAAGAAGAAGCAGGCGCTGATATTACGAACAGTGGTACAACTTTAACGGTTACTCCCACTCAAGCTGGTGTATACGATGTGTTGATCTATGCATCTGATGAAGTATCTCGCTCTTACCCATTAGTGCTAAATGTAACAGCAACAACACCCAATACCGCGCCAATATTAAATGAGCAAAATACCTTACAAGCCGATCTCGACGCTCTAAATCTGACTGCGACGGTAAGTACAGATGCGCGTCTATTGATTGACAATTTATTTATCGATGCCGATAACGACGAACTGACCTACGAGGTTACTGAAGCCGAACAAAGTGGGCTGAGTATCAACGTTGATAACGCAAGTGATGAGATCCACATACTTGGAACACCAGAACAAGAGGGTGTTTTTACATTTAACGTAACGGCTAATGATGGCGTAAACCCAGCAGCAGCCCAAAGCTTCTCCCTTACAGTTTCAGAAGCTCCAAATACAGCTCCTGTTACAGAACCAACACAGCAGCAGCGCGTGGCAGATGAACTGACAGCCCTTGAGTTACAAGTTGGTATTGCGGTTAACGCCAACATAAGCCTTGACCAACTATTTAGTGATGACGATACATTAACCCTGACAACGCAAGACACTATCGAAGGTGTTAATACAACAATTAACGAGGCAACTCTTTCACTAATAGGCATTCCTACGACTCAAGGGAATGCTGATCTCGAAATTTTTGCTTCTGATGGTGTTCACGATCCAGTATTAGCCAAATTTGTTGTACCTGTAGCAGAAGAAGACTCGTCAGAGCCTACAGATCCTGTTTTACCCGCTCCAACCCCTCGCTTTGAAGAGAAGCACTTTATTGGCGGTGAGTGGCGGATGGGTGAAATCGGGAGAGATTACGGTGACATTGGAATGGGCTGGGCTTCACTGATGAAAGACCAAGATCAACACTACTTCTGTTGGAAGAAAAGTTTCGACATTGCAATCCCAGCCCAACTGGAAGCACTCGAAGATCCAGAAAATAAAAAACTAGTAATTAGCCCGAACAGTGAGGACTGCAAACCTGTCACTATCCAACCTGATGGCACCTTATTGGGTGACGGTGACATATATACTCCGGTCTACTCATCAGAAAAAAATGGTGACTATCAACTTGTATTAAAAATGAAAGATGACTTGTATTGGTTAGATTCAACTGAAGAACTTCCATTTACTGCAATGCTTCCTATTCCACCAATGGGTAATACAATTTATCAAAGCATTGAATCTGTTGGATACGTTCCCTTAAGAAGCGTTAATTTTATGGTTAACGAACAACATATCTATGCTTCCGAGGTTACACAATCAGGAACATATACAGCCCGTGAACTAGAAGCCTATGATGATAACTATTTGTTACCTTCAGTTTGGGCGGGCACCTGGGAGGTATCGACCTGGAATGATGGAAAAGAGTTACTAACTTATCAAAATTGGGAAAGCGCTTTTAACGAAGGTCGATACATGCGTCAGTTTAATGATGGTGAACTAAACATCATTGTTGCACAGCATGAAGATGATATGGATGAAGAAGTTGTAATTGTCTTAGAATCACCCGATGAGTCATTATTGCGTAGTATCAATGCGGTATGGGACCCAAGCTCAACACAACCTAAGCCAACATTACCAGAGATCCTTGACCCAAGCTTACTTAACGGCAAAACGTTCTATATGACTGAATACGGTTCATCTACTGGGGATGGGGAGTCTTTAGAGCATAGCGTTGTATGGTGTGATGCAGTCAAATTTGAAGATGGAAGTTACTACTGGAGTAAACGTAATCCATCGAACAATACCACTTGCCCCACAGATGCTGACTTGATTGAAAGCGGTACATATACCATTGATGATGAAAACTCAGTAATAGTTGTTCAAGCTGGCATTTACTCAACAATTTATACCGTGATTGGAGATGCTAGTGACCTTTCACCTGGCGCTCTATCCATCATAGCTCATAGCTCTCGAAAAACTCACTTTACAGATAAAAGCGCTGCAGAAGAGCGTTTAAATGCGAAATCAAATATGGGTGGTCACACTGGCAATAGTTTTGATTTCTACTTACCCACAGAGCAAAAGGGAACATCTGTACTGGGGAAAGTAAGTATCAACCTGACACAATCTAACGCAAGTATTACCTTTGAAAAATCACCAAATGGTGAAGACCTCAATTGTCAGTTGATTGGTGATAGTTTTGATGGATTCTGGTTAAGTTCTGGCGATAAAGCTGACTATTTGTGGGAAATTTCATCTCACTGTAGAAGCGATTATCGAGGCAATGTTTCCATTAGCATACCTAGAAGGTTTGAACTAGAGACAAATACTATATACAGCTTTGTTGGAAAATCAGATTATGCTCATCAAGAATCCGTTAAATACAATATTCATTGGAATCGCAATTTAGCCGATTAG
- a CDS encoding pyocin activator PrtN family protein codes for MSVTLNSISTQSLLAAKHSNEPLIPLEVVATTYLGLTASTAKRKARINDLPFPVIRLGDSQKAPWLVDFNHLIAYVERVATESQCDWLRMQC; via the coding sequence ATGAGCGTTACTTTGAATTCCATTTCCACTCAATCGCTTTTAGCAGCCAAACATAGCAACGAGCCTCTTATTCCGTTGGAAGTTGTTGCAACAACTTATCTCGGGCTGACAGCAAGTACAGCGAAACGGAAAGCACGCATTAATGACCTCCCTTTTCCTGTAATTCGTTTAGGCGATTCTCAGAAAGCCCCGTGGTTGGTCGATTTTAACCACCTTATCGCTTATGTAGAGCGTGTAGCCACCGAGTCTCAATGCGATTGGCTTCGCATGCAGTGCTAG
- a CDS encoding LysR family transcriptional regulator, translating to MLAVFAAVVEERQYTNAAKRLGITQPSVSQSISKLRDIYNDPLFIREKLGVRPTAFALEIYPDIADAILKLDALSATRTRFDPSLSKRVFKISTISLFEHTLIPELFKEIEDEAPYVTILVDNHSTKETKDMLRQGTIDLSLEGSSDTESSILSHIIYDDELVIVCRKNHPAFSENTISESEFLEHQHVTLSSISGNHSFFESLLPSSIQLLQKRKVKRQVASYWGLLSSVQSSNNLAIFTRKMVEKNSDVFNLKILDNNFLEQKVEACVYWSKSRNLDPSIIWLKEKVRAAAINALSS from the coding sequence TTGTTGGCTGTTTTTGCAGCGGTGGTGGAAGAAAGGCAATATACCAATGCGGCGAAGCGGTTAGGGATAACTCAGCCATCGGTGAGCCAAAGCATTTCAAAGCTGCGAGATATCTATAACGATCCACTTTTCATTAGGGAGAAGTTAGGCGTTAGACCGACAGCTTTTGCGTTAGAAATTTACCCAGATATTGCTGATGCAATTTTAAAGTTAGATGCATTATCAGCGACAAGGACTCGATTTGATCCGAGTCTGAGTAAGCGTGTATTTAAAATATCAACCATCAGTCTATTTGAGCACACTTTAATACCCGAGCTTTTTAAGGAAATTGAAGATGAAGCTCCGTATGTGACGATTTTAGTTGATAATCACAGTACAAAAGAAACCAAAGATATGTTGAGGCAAGGTACGATTGATCTCTCACTAGAAGGTTCTTCTGATACTGAATCATCAATACTTTCCCACATTATTTACGATGATGAGTTAGTTATCGTCTGTCGGAAAAATCATCCTGCATTTTCTGAAAATACGATAAGCGAGAGTGAGTTTCTAGAACATCAACACGTTACACTTTCAAGTATCTCTGGTAATCATAGTTTTTTCGAGAGTTTATTACCCTCGAGCATTCAACTGCTGCAAAAACGAAAAGTGAAAAGACAAGTTGCGAGTTATTGGGGGTTACTATCTTCTGTTCAAAGTAGTAATAACCTAGCTATTTTTACGCGTAAAATGGTGGAAAAAAACTCGGACGTTTTTAATTTAAAAATTTTGGATAATAATTTTTTAGAGCAGAAAGTTGAGGCGTGTGTGTATTGGTCAAAATCTAGAAACCTTGACCCATCTATTATTTGGTTGAAGGAAAAGGTAAGAGCTGCCGCTATTAATGCCTTATCTTCTTAA